In the Corynebacterium gerontici genome, one interval contains:
- a CDS encoding alpha/beta fold hydrolase, translating to MSSDPQIQQLPSPAKRRRRQLSPNVVAFEGDFQHQMLHTRGVRLHAVTAGESHHPLIVLLHDSFGGWFDFRHAIAPLARLGFHVAAIDLRGYGMSDKPPQGYNHREAVGDVVGCISTLGHQRAHLLGIGAGASIAWLVAAHHQDRVLSVMSSGALHPLDMRRAILTSPWNFSNLVAMTTAFRLPRLLSKQAWAWRERMIARDLRNNTSLEFQQSQAFQDELQLRFAAMSIQSTFTPVAKTSRYVVNVPPVRWAKEKVTAPAHIFADASATSRSMVQRGAARCQGPFSTERIPGTRQRPHIEQPVAFAHSVARFAKAIG from the coding sequence TTGAGTTCTGATCCGCAGATTCAACAACTGCCCAGCCCAGCGAAGCGTCGCCGCAGGCAGCTTTCCCCGAATGTCGTGGCATTCGAGGGAGACTTTCAGCACCAAATGCTGCACACCCGCGGCGTGCGTTTACACGCCGTCACCGCCGGCGAATCCCACCATCCCCTCATCGTGCTGCTGCATGATTCTTTTGGCGGCTGGTTTGATTTCCGGCACGCCATTGCTCCCTTGGCACGATTGGGATTCCACGTTGCCGCCATCGATCTGCGCGGCTACGGCATGTCCGATAAACCCCCGCAGGGCTACAACCACCGCGAGGCCGTCGGCGACGTGGTCGGCTGCATCAGCACCCTGGGGCACCAGCGCGCACATCTGCTCGGCATCGGCGCAGGCGCCTCCATTGCGTGGCTCGTCGCCGCCCACCATCAGGATCGAGTACTCAGCGTGATGAGTTCGGGGGCGCTCCACCCACTCGATATGCGCCGCGCTATTCTGACAAGCCCGTGGAACTTCAGCAATCTCGTGGCGATGACGACCGCCTTTCGACTTCCCAGGCTGCTATCGAAGCAGGCATGGGCGTGGCGCGAACGCATGATCGCCAGGGACCTGCGCAATAACACCTCCCTGGAGTTCCAGCAGTCTCAAGCGTTTCAAGACGAACTCCAACTTCGCTTCGCCGCGATGTCCATCCAATCCACTTTTACGCCTGTAGCGAAGACGTCTCGGTACGTGGTGAATGTGCCGCCGGTGCGCTGGGCAAAGGAAAAAGTCACAGCTCCTGCGCATATCTTTGCTGACGCTTCAGCCACGTCACGCAGCATGGTCCAACGTGGCGCTGCCCGCTGCCAAGGCCCCTTTTCCACGGAGCGTATCCCCGGCACTCGCCAGCGCCCGCACATCGAGCAGCCAGTGGCGTTTGCGCACAGCGTCGCGCGCTTCGCAAAAGCAATCGGCTAG
- a CDS encoding phage holin family protein → MSKDSGFYTEGAETFEAQVHSIPLSDVDSVSKDSIGGLVSQATAQMSSLFRSEVELAKTELAAEAKKGAIGGGLFGVAGTLALYSSFFFFFFLAELLSQWLDRWAAFLIVFIIMVALAGLLALFGYRKVKKIGAPKKTIESVGELKTLVPGKASEKQDSKTRGMYS, encoded by the coding sequence GTGAGCAAGGACAGTGGCTTTTACACCGAGGGTGCCGAGACTTTCGAGGCGCAAGTACATTCGATTCCGCTCAGCGACGTCGATTCGGTGAGCAAGGATTCCATCGGCGGTCTGGTTTCGCAGGCAACTGCCCAGATGTCCTCGCTGTTCCGCTCTGAAGTCGAGCTCGCCAAGACTGAGCTGGCAGCAGAGGCGAAGAAGGGCGCCATCGGCGGTGGCCTCTTCGGTGTTGCTGGCACGCTTGCCCTGTACAGCTCCTTCTTCTTTTTCTTCTTCCTAGCCGAACTGCTTTCCCAGTGGCTGGACCGCTGGGCGGCGTTCCTCATCGTTTTCATCATCATGGTGGCTCTCGCTGGCTTGTTGGCGCTGTTTGGCTACCGCAAGGTAAAGAAGATTGGTGCACCGAAGAAGACCATCGAGTCTGTTGGAGAACTCAAGACCCTGGTGCCGGGCAAAGCAAGCGAAAAGCAAGACTCCAAAACCCGCGGCATGTACAGCTAA
- a CDS encoding HAD family hydrolase translates to MSTKNPQHTGQHPACIAAFFDLDKTIIATSSALAYGKEFLQSGLISPADALQMSMAKATYMFSGHTSQQLDATRDQLTHMATGWDEQQIRDIAADTMHSIIRPTIYAEARQLIEEHQAAGHEVVIISASARILVEPIARELGIEHVIASELEVQDGKFTGELLFYCKGGAKAKALARRARERNYELKESFAYSDSFNDVPMLDAVGHPVAVNPDRAMKKHALEHGWEVRTFNNPVPLFRPPTKKDVTTATGVAAAVAGIAGLWWAFRRPREEP, encoded by the coding sequence ATGAGCACCAAGAACCCGCAGCACACCGGCCAGCACCCGGCGTGCATCGCGGCGTTTTTCGATCTTGACAAGACCATCATCGCCACCTCCTCCGCCCTGGCGTATGGCAAGGAATTCCTCCAATCGGGACTCATCAGCCCCGCGGACGCCCTCCAAATGAGCATGGCCAAAGCCACCTACATGTTCAGCGGCCACACCTCCCAGCAGCTCGATGCCACCCGAGATCAGCTCACCCACATGGCTACCGGCTGGGATGAGCAGCAAATTCGCGACATCGCCGCAGACACCATGCACAGCATCATCCGCCCCACGATTTACGCGGAGGCCAGGCAGCTCATCGAGGAGCACCAGGCGGCCGGGCATGAGGTGGTGATCATTTCTGCTTCGGCAAGAATTCTGGTGGAGCCCATCGCACGAGAACTCGGCATTGAACACGTCATCGCCAGCGAGCTGGAGGTGCAGGACGGAAAATTTACCGGTGAGCTGCTGTTTTATTGCAAGGGTGGCGCGAAGGCGAAGGCGCTGGCGCGTAGGGCGCGTGAGCGCAATTACGAGCTCAAGGAGTCCTTTGCCTACTCAGATTCCTTCAATGATGTGCCGATGCTCGATGCGGTTGGCCATCCCGTGGCCGTCAACCCGGATCGAGCCATGAAAAAGCACGCGCTTGAGCATGGCTGGGAGGTGCGCACCTTCAACAATCCTGTCCCGCTGTTTCGCCCACCCACGAAGAAGGACGTGACCACCGCTACGGGAGTCGCCGCCGCTGTGGCCGGTATCGCTGGCCTTTGGTGGGCTTTTCGACGCCCCCGCGAAGAACCCTAA
- the nth gene encoding endonuclease III produces the protein MPTTRPRSTNSQLARTRRARKFNRLLTEAYPDAHCELNFNNPLELTVATILSAQCTDARVNTVTPAIFARYPEAHDYASANEAELQELIHSTGFYKAKARNIIAMAQQLVSEHHGEVPEDFDALISLPGVGRKTAHCVRGNAFGYPGLTVDTHFGRLVRRWELTNSEDPVKVEHEIAAMLPKEEWTMFSHRLVFHGRRVCHARKPACGACLLKNHCPSFGIGPSDALAAELLKGPNTEHLLELAGLNTAEEA, from the coding sequence ATGCCAACAACACGCCCCCGCAGCACGAATTCGCAACTTGCCCGCACCCGACGTGCCCGCAAGTTCAACCGACTGCTCACCGAGGCGTATCCCGATGCTCATTGCGAGCTCAACTTCAACAATCCGCTTGAACTTACCGTCGCCACGATCCTATCGGCGCAATGCACAGACGCCCGCGTTAATACCGTGACACCCGCGATCTTCGCCCGCTACCCCGAGGCGCATGATTACGCCAGTGCCAACGAAGCCGAACTACAAGAGCTCATCCATTCCACCGGCTTCTATAAAGCCAAGGCGCGCAACATCATCGCCATGGCACAACAACTCGTTAGCGAACACCACGGGGAAGTGCCGGAAGATTTCGACGCGCTGATTTCCCTTCCGGGTGTGGGACGCAAAACCGCACACTGCGTGCGCGGTAATGCCTTCGGTTACCCCGGTCTCACCGTAGACACGCACTTTGGCAGACTGGTTCGCCGCTGGGAGCTCACAAACTCAGAAGACCCGGTGAAGGTAGAACACGAAATCGCGGCCATGCTGCCCAAAGAAGAATGGACGATGTTCTCGCACCGCCTGGTATTTCATGGCAGGCGCGTATGTCACGCACGCAAACCGGCGTGTGGGGCTTGCCTGCTCAAGAACCACTGCCCGAGCTTCGGCATTGGGCCAAGCGACGCGCTCGCGGCCGAATTGCTCAAAGGACCAAACACCGAGCACTTACTTGAACTTGCCGGGCTGAACACAGCAGAGGAAGCATAA
- a CDS encoding DUF4177 domain-containing protein yields MTQWEYATVPLITHATKQILDTWGEDGWELVTVVPGPNPENVVAYLKRPVQA; encoded by the coding sequence ATGACTCAATGGGAATACGCAACCGTACCGCTGATTACGCACGCCACCAAGCAGATTTTGGACACCTGGGGCGAAGATGGCTGGGAGCTCGTGACCGTAGTGCCCGGCCCCAACCCTGAAAACGTGGTGGCTTATCTCAAGCGCCCGGTGCAGGCATGA
- a CDS encoding transglycosylase domain-containing protein: MSLGKSLFKMFGGAIAAGTITALVLTPVAAIGAVAVERTDETMQSNIDDLTFGTTPGVSTILDANDQPMAWIYKQRRYSVPSEAIAQSMKAAIVSIEDRRFYEHNGVDLKGNLRAMATNLFAGGVEQGASTLDQQYVKNYLLLVASDNADEQAAATETSIPRKLREMRMASSIDAKLSKDEILTRYLNLVPFGNGAYGVEAAAQTYFAKPAAELNVPEAAMLAGIVQSSSYFDPYTNPEAVTNRRNEVLDAMADSGAIDAEAANNFKAEPLGVQEQPGGLPNGCIAAGDSGFFCDYVMKYLDEKGLSTDTLTAGSYTIRTTLDPAVQAAAHDALVQQVPSSTPGVADVMNVVEPGRDSRKILAMASSRDYGLDLEAGQTVLPQTASLVGSGAGSVFKVFTAGAALEQGYGLDTMLDVPTRYEAKGLGEGGADNCPAGTYCVENSGSYASTMSLQDALAYSPNTPFVKLISDVGVDNVVDLSVKLGLRSYKEAGTFDGEASIADYFKDHNLGSYTLGPTAINALEMSNVAASIASDGRWCEPTPVNSVTDAKGNEVFLDRPDCEDAMDPDAAHALGQALSKDVTKGTGSDAAQAFNWNTPLAAKTGTTESHQSAAFMGFNSRFAAVTYIYNDGTSVAPLCTSPVQQCASGSLYGGDEPALTWFSAATSSDTAEEGTLPPAKNEYRRGTAASLGDQYIGRDFGVAEKELTKRGYKVLRQYVSGNGAPKDQVVRSSVPTPLKKGATITLYVSDGSPAPRPAPARTVTPSIPPVPQIPSQPADSLADSLRRLLGQ; the protein is encoded by the coding sequence GTGTCTCTAGGGAAATCTCTGTTCAAAATGTTCGGTGGCGCCATCGCCGCCGGCACCATCACAGCGTTGGTGCTGACGCCGGTAGCTGCCATCGGGGCGGTAGCCGTGGAACGCACGGACGAGACAATGCAGTCCAACATCGACGATCTCACCTTCGGCACCACCCCCGGCGTGAGCACCATTTTGGATGCCAACGATCAGCCAATGGCATGGATATATAAGCAGCGGCGCTACTCGGTTCCTTCCGAAGCGATCGCCCAATCCATGAAAGCCGCCATCGTCAGCATCGAGGACAGGCGCTTCTACGAACACAACGGTGTAGACCTCAAAGGCAACCTTCGCGCCATGGCAACCAACCTTTTTGCAGGCGGCGTTGAGCAAGGTGCCTCTACCCTAGACCAGCAGTACGTTAAGAATTATCTGCTCCTGGTAGCTTCCGATAATGCCGATGAGCAAGCGGCAGCTACCGAAACCTCGATTCCCCGCAAGCTGCGCGAAATGCGCATGGCTTCCAGCATCGACGCGAAGCTCAGCAAGGACGAAATTCTCACCCGCTACCTCAACTTGGTGCCCTTCGGCAATGGGGCCTATGGGGTGGAAGCTGCGGCGCAAACGTACTTTGCTAAGCCAGCGGCAGAATTGAATGTGCCAGAAGCGGCGATGCTCGCCGGTATCGTGCAGTCCTCCTCTTATTTCGATCCCTATACCAACCCAGAGGCGGTCACGAATCGCCGCAATGAGGTGTTGGATGCCATGGCGGATAGCGGCGCCATCGATGCCGAGGCAGCCAATAATTTCAAAGCCGAGCCCCTTGGGGTGCAAGAACAACCGGGCGGGCTTCCCAACGGATGTATCGCGGCGGGAGATTCGGGATTCTTCTGCGACTACGTCATGAAGTATCTGGATGAAAAGGGCCTGAGCACCGATACACTCACAGCCGGTTCCTACACCATCCGCACCACCCTTGACCCTGCGGTGCAAGCCGCCGCGCACGATGCCCTTGTGCAGCAGGTGCCTTCCTCTACGCCCGGCGTGGCAGACGTGATGAACGTGGTTGAACCAGGCCGCGATAGCCGCAAGATCCTGGCGATGGCCTCCTCCCGAGATTATGGACTTGACCTCGAAGCGGGGCAGACCGTGTTGCCGCAGACAGCCTCATTGGTGGGCTCCGGTGCAGGTTCAGTATTCAAGGTGTTCACCGCCGGTGCCGCGCTGGAGCAGGGCTACGGCTTGGACACCATGCTCGATGTCCCTACTCGCTACGAGGCCAAGGGGCTGGGCGAGGGCGGCGCAGATAACTGCCCCGCGGGTACGTATTGTGTGGAAAACTCCGGCTCCTACGCATCTACCATGTCGCTGCAAGACGCCCTCGCGTACTCACCAAACACACCGTTTGTGAAGCTCATCAGCGATGTGGGCGTGGACAATGTGGTGGATTTATCCGTCAAACTCGGCCTGCGAAGCTACAAAGAAGCGGGCACTTTCGACGGAGAAGCGTCGATTGCGGACTATTTCAAAGACCATAATCTGGGCTCTTACACTCTTGGCCCCACGGCGATTAATGCTCTGGAAATGTCCAACGTGGCTGCCTCCATCGCCTCGGACGGGCGCTGGTGCGAACCCACTCCAGTCAATAGCGTGACCGATGCCAAAGGCAACGAAGTGTTCCTGGATCGCCCCGACTGCGAAGATGCCATGGATCCTGATGCAGCCCACGCCCTCGGCCAGGCATTGAGCAAAGACGTCACCAAGGGAACCGGCTCGGACGCCGCCCAGGCGTTCAACTGGAACACTCCCTTGGCCGCGAAGACCGGCACCACGGAATCCCACCAATCCGCAGCTTTCATGGGATTCAATAGCAGGTTCGCTGCAGTGACCTACATTTATAACGACGGCACATCCGTGGCACCGCTGTGTACTTCGCCGGTGCAGCAGTGCGCTTCGGGGAGCCTCTACGGTGGCGATGAGCCAGCGCTCACATGGTTCTCCGCCGCAACCAGCAGCGACACCGCCGAAGAGGGCACTCTGCCCCCAGCAAAAAACGAGTACCGCCGTGGCACCGCCGCTTCCCTCGGAGATCAATACATCGGGCGCGACTTTGGCGTTGCCGAGAAGGAACTGACCAAGAGGGGATACAAGGTACTGCGCCAATACGTTTCCGGCAACGGGGCACCCAAAGATCAAGTAGTTCGCAGCAGTGTGCCAACACCGCTGAAAAAGGGCGCCACGATCACCCTGTACGTCTCAGACGGCAGCCCAGCGCCTCGTCCCGCTCCTGCGCGCACCGTCACCCCATCCATTCCGCCAGTGCCGCAGATCCCCAGCCAGCCAGCCGATAGCCTGGCCGATTCACTCAGGCGCCTGCTAGGACAGTAG
- a CDS encoding NUDIX hydrolase: protein MTPDATPLGRDLKPDSPGENTELLPERAPLWMRQLVGDVRAGAMNEPLRRALTPDTGIDRTRQASVLMLFAGAETSAELPNDAAVLLTHRSPRLRSHSGQMAFPGGRRDPTDRNAVDCALREAWEETGLDRHNVTPLAQLPEVHIRATGYPVHPILGHWHTPSPVGVVDPGEADAVASVPLAELLAPENRLTVARSGWSGPAFRLNGYIIWGFTGGLLDAIIRQAGWEREWERHRHYDLVDTLAASRNNEAIREPLPERKPRT from the coding sequence ATGACGCCAGACGCCACGCCACTGGGTCGCGACCTCAAACCGGATTCCCCAGGCGAGAACACAGAACTGCTGCCCGAACGCGCCCCGCTTTGGATGCGCCAGCTCGTCGGAGATGTGCGCGCCGGCGCCATGAACGAACCCCTGCGCAGGGCCCTCACTCCCGACACCGGAATCGACCGGACCCGCCAAGCCTCTGTGCTCATGCTCTTCGCTGGCGCAGAGACCTCGGCAGAACTGCCCAACGATGCCGCGGTGTTGCTCACGCACCGCTCGCCGCGTTTGCGGTCCCACTCGGGGCAAATGGCATTCCCCGGCGGGCGCAGAGACCCCACGGACCGCAACGCAGTGGACTGCGCCCTGCGTGAAGCATGGGAGGAAACCGGCCTGGATAGGCACAACGTCACCCCCTTAGCTCAATTGCCAGAAGTGCACATCCGCGCCACCGGCTATCCGGTTCACCCGATCCTCGGCCACTGGCATACCCCCTCGCCGGTGGGCGTGGTTGACCCCGGTGAAGCAGACGCAGTTGCCAGCGTGCCACTAGCGGAATTGCTGGCACCGGAAAACCGCCTGACGGTGGCACGCAGCGGTTGGTCAGGCCCTGCGTTTCGCCTCAACGGCTACATCATTTGGGGTTTTACCGGTGGCTTGCTGGATGCAATCATTCGACAAGCGGGATGGGAACGCGAATGGGAACGCCACAGGCACTACGATCTTGTGGATACTTTGGCCGCTTCGAGAAACAACGAAGCCATCCGTGAGCCATTACCGGAAAGGAAGCCGCGCACGTGA
- a CDS encoding TlpA family protein disulfide reductase: protein MSMRNTLIASITAFVVILGLLILLIARPASEDHSNTNATAEQAQTEDVEKRPDCPDVTFDVELDCLGGQKIPAKQQLTVVNVWAWWCGPCREELPVVEEFAKAHPEYHVVGVHADQNSANGASMLNELGVDLPSFADTEGKFGAWYALPNVVPTTVLLDEKGNMIGQKTQVFHSAEEMDAAITALKKVASQQ, encoded by the coding sequence ATGAGCATGCGAAACACCCTGATTGCCTCCATTACCGCATTTGTGGTGATCCTTGGCCTGCTGATCCTTCTCATTGCTCGTCCAGCGAGTGAGGATCACAGCAACACCAATGCGACTGCGGAGCAGGCACAGACGGAGGACGTCGAAAAGCGCCCCGATTGCCCGGATGTCACCTTTGATGTGGAGTTGGACTGCCTCGGCGGCCAAAAAATTCCCGCGAAACAGCAGCTCACCGTGGTCAATGTGTGGGCCTGGTGGTGTGGCCCCTGCCGTGAGGAGCTGCCCGTGGTAGAGGAATTTGCTAAGGCTCATCCCGAATATCACGTGGTTGGTGTCCATGCCGATCAGAACTCAGCCAACGGCGCGTCGATGCTCAACGAGCTCGGTGTTGATCTGCCCAGCTTCGCCGATACCGAGGGGAAGTTCGGCGCTTGGTACGCACTGCCCAACGTTGTGCCCACCACGGTGCTGCTTGACGAAAAGGGCAACATGATCGGGCAAAAAACACAGGTGTTCCACAGTGCCGAAGAAATGGATGCGGCGATCACCGCGCTGAAGAAAGTGGCCAGTCAGCAATGA
- a CDS encoding RidA family protein encodes MSSVSDRLLELGIRLPEVAAPVAGYVPAIQVGNQVWTSGQLPFVEGSLPAMGKVGADVSPEDAKDYARLAALNALAAIDALVGIDRVERVLKIVGFVASADEFGGQPGVVNGASELMGEIFGSAGAHARSAVGVAELPLNAPVEIEVVVELTAP; translated from the coding sequence ATGAGCAGCGTCTCAGATCGCCTGCTAGAGCTGGGTATTCGCTTGCCGGAGGTGGCTGCACCGGTGGCCGGTTATGTGCCAGCAATCCAGGTTGGCAACCAGGTGTGGACCTCCGGGCAGCTCCCATTCGTTGAAGGCTCCCTGCCCGCCATGGGCAAAGTGGGTGCTGATGTTTCTCCAGAAGATGCCAAAGACTATGCGCGCTTGGCGGCGCTCAACGCGCTTGCAGCCATCGACGCACTCGTAGGCATCGACCGCGTTGAGCGTGTGCTCAAGATCGTGGGGTTCGTTGCATCCGCAGACGAGTTCGGTGGCCAACCCGGAGTGGTCAATGGTGCCAGTGAGCTGATGGGTGAAATCTTCGGCTCTGCCGGAGCTCATGCCCGCAGTGCGGTGGGCGTTGCCGAATTACCGCTCAACGCCCCGGTAGAAATTGAGGTTGTCGTGGAGCTGACCGCCCCTTAA
- a CDS encoding MBL fold metallo-hydrolase: MEHPAYSQRRPVTPSTSVVLCPNPGYASLEGTNSWVIRGEEDPRAIVIDPGPADEGHLNVLHRNADEVALVLVTHRHHDHADGTERFRQLTGAPVRAFDPAYCIGGEALKDGEIIAVDGVTPQIEVVATPGHTADSVSFFIWSGKPHESTLEAIATGDTIAGRHTTMISETDGDLGEYLKTLDVLETRGKDVHLLPGHGPDGDNVAAYARKYIDRRHQRLDQIRDAKEKLGEDVSLKELIDAIYDDVDPVLRGAAEQSTRVALRYLDSQE; the protein is encoded by the coding sequence ATGGAGCATCCCGCTTACAGTCAGCGAAGGCCGGTGACCCCCTCAACCTCGGTGGTTCTTTGCCCGAATCCGGGGTACGCGTCACTGGAAGGCACGAACTCTTGGGTGATTCGCGGCGAGGAAGACCCTCGCGCAATCGTGATTGATCCCGGTCCTGCGGACGAAGGTCACCTCAACGTGCTGCACCGCAACGCAGATGAAGTAGCACTGGTTTTGGTCACCCACCGCCACCACGATCACGCCGATGGCACCGAGCGCTTCCGGCAACTCACCGGCGCACCCGTGCGAGCTTTTGATCCGGCCTATTGCATCGGAGGCGAAGCGCTCAAGGATGGCGAGATCATCGCCGTCGATGGCGTCACCCCTCAGATTGAAGTGGTAGCTACCCCCGGCCACACCGCCGATTCTGTATCTTTCTTCATCTGGTCCGGCAAGCCTCACGAGTCCACCTTGGAAGCCATTGCCACCGGCGATACCATTGCTGGCCGTCACACCACGATGATCTCCGAAACCGACGGTGATTTGGGCGAGTATCTCAAAACGCTGGACGTGCTGGAAACACGAGGCAAGGACGTCCACCTCCTGCCGGGCCACGGCCCCGACGGAGACAATGTTGCCGCTTATGCCCGCAAATACATTGATCGCCGTCATCAGCGTCTGGACCAGATCCGCGATGCAAAAGAGAAGCTCGGTGAGGACGTCAGCTTGAAGGAGCTTATCGACGCCATCTATGACGACGTCGATCCGGTTCTGCGCGGAGCGGCGGAGCAGTCCACGCGAGTGGCGTTGCGCTACCTCGATTCGCAGGAGTAA
- the glxR gene encoding CRP-like cAMP-activated global transcriptional regulator GlxR, protein MEGVQETLSRAGIFQGVAPVAVENLIKELETVRFPRGATIFEEGEPGDRLYIITSGKVKLARHALDGRENLLTVMGPSDMFGELSIFDPGPRTSSAVCVTEVHAATMTSAMLHKWISDYPEISEQLLRMLARRLRRTNASLGDLIFTDVPGRVAKALLQLANRFGTQEGGALRVNHDLTQEEIAQLVGASRETVNKALATFAHRNWIRLEGKSVLIIDTEHLAKRAR, encoded by the coding sequence GTGGAAGGTGTACAAGAGACTCTCTCCCGCGCCGGTATTTTTCAGGGCGTTGCCCCTGTGGCCGTTGAGAACCTGATCAAAGAACTGGAAACGGTCCGCTTCCCCCGCGGCGCCACCATTTTTGAGGAAGGTGAACCGGGCGACCGCCTCTACATCATCACCTCCGGCAAGGTGAAGCTCGCGCGCCACGCACTCGATGGTCGCGAAAACCTCCTGACGGTGATGGGTCCGTCCGACATGTTCGGCGAGCTTTCCATCTTCGACCCAGGCCCACGCACCTCCTCAGCCGTGTGCGTGACTGAGGTGCACGCAGCCACCATGACCTCCGCCATGTTGCACAAGTGGATCTCCGATTATCCGGAGATTTCAGAGCAGCTCCTGCGCATGTTGGCTCGTCGCCTGCGCCGCACCAACGCATCGCTTGGCGACCTCATCTTCACCGACGTTCCCGGCCGCGTTGCCAAGGCCTTGCTACAGCTCGCCAACCGCTTCGGCACCCAGGAAGGCGGAGCGCTCCGCGTCAATCACGACCTCACCCAGGAAGAAATCGCCCAGTTGGTGGGTGCTTCCCGCGAGACCGTGAACAAGGCGCTCGCCACCTTCGCGCACCGCAATTGGATCCGCCTCGAAGGTAAGTCCGTGCTCATCATTGACACCGAGCACCTGGCAAAGCGGGCCCGCTGA
- a CDS encoding WhiB family transcriptional regulator, producing the protein MTTSLMKETRRDPFAVESRELDVTSPRGEWVMQATCRNVDPDLLFVRGAEQRQAATICDGCPVLMQCRADALDNRVEFGVWGGLTERQRRAILRKNPNVDNWAEFFARGGAPVGL; encoded by the coding sequence GTGACCACCTCGTTGATGAAAGAAACCAGGCGCGATCCTTTTGCGGTGGAATCCCGCGAATTGGATGTGACGAGTCCTCGCGGCGAGTGGGTGATGCAAGCAACGTGCCGCAATGTGGACCCTGACCTCCTCTTTGTCCGCGGTGCCGAACAGCGACAGGCCGCCACGATTTGCGATGGTTGCCCCGTTTTGATGCAGTGTCGCGCAGACGCGCTGGATAATCGCGTGGAGTTCGGCGTATGGGGCGGACTCACCGAACGCCAGCGCCGCGCAATTCTTCGCAAGAACCCTAACGTTGATAATTGGGCGGAGTTCTTCGCCCGCGGTGGCGCGCCGGTTGGGCTCTAA
- a CDS encoding MarP family serine protease, protein MSLGLLVDLTIVLILLIAFFAGWRQGAVSAVLSTVGVVAGLICGAALAPLMMQISESQALRFILALGVLVLLVGAGNMAGAAIGAALRDGLLWKRVRWLDSLIGACFQTLAVLLVLWLVSIPVASGLRGQLPKGIQESKILGNVDAMAPAPVKALPSKISAMLNESGLPPLVSPFTHGTQPSVEAPNIQVKDEALMQRLRPSVIHVLGESQSCARRLMGSGFAVDDQHVITNAHVVAGTQTVSLDTVLGLKEAQVVYYNPELDIAVLSTQSLDVPPLQWAPQPAHTGDDAIVLGFPQSGPYTASPARINDRITISGPNIYADGRVEREAYTVRGNIRQGNSGGPLVNANGDVLGVVFGASVDSSDIGYALTAQQVQDAIGDVRQLNEPVDTRECVAH, encoded by the coding sequence GTGAGCCTTGGGCTACTGGTTGATCTCACAATTGTGCTCATCTTGCTGATCGCCTTTTTTGCAGGGTGGCGCCAGGGGGCCGTCTCTGCGGTGCTTTCCACCGTCGGCGTTGTCGCTGGCCTTATCTGCGGGGCAGCACTCGCGCCGCTCATGATGCAAATCAGCGAGTCCCAAGCTCTGCGATTCATCCTCGCGCTCGGAGTGCTGGTGCTGCTCGTAGGCGCGGGCAACATGGCGGGTGCGGCAATTGGGGCGGCGCTGCGCGATGGTCTGCTTTGGAAACGTGTGCGCTGGTTGGATTCGCTCATCGGCGCCTGCTTCCAAACGCTTGCCGTGCTGCTGGTGTTGTGGCTGGTGTCCATCCCGGTGGCCTCCGGCCTGCGTGGTCAACTGCCCAAGGGCATCCAGGAATCGAAGATCCTCGGCAACGTGGATGCCATGGCACCAGCTCCGGTGAAGGCTCTGCCCAGCAAGATTTCCGCCATGCTCAACGAGTCCGGCCTGCCGCCTTTGGTGTCGCCTTTCACCCACGGCACGCAGCCGAGCGTGGAGGCGCCGAATATCCAGGTCAAAGATGAAGCATTGATGCAGCGTCTGCGACCCTCGGTGATCCATGTGCTAGGCGAATCTCAATCCTGTGCCCGTCGGCTCATGGGCTCCGGTTTCGCGGTTGATGATCAACACGTGATTACTAATGCGCACGTTGTGGCTGGCACGCAGACTGTGAGCTTGGATACCGTGCTTGGGCTCAAAGAAGCGCAGGTGGTCTACTACAACCCTGAGCTAGACATTGCCGTGTTGTCCACCCAATCGCTTGATGTTCCCCCTCTGCAGTGGGCACCACAGCCAGCCCATACCGGCGACGACGCGATTGTTCTGGGCTTCCCCCAATCGGGTCCCTACACTGCTTCACCTGCGCGTATCAATGACAGGATCACCATTTCCGGGCCTAACATCTACGCAGATGGGCGGGTTGAGCGCGAGGCCTACACCGTTCGCGGCAATATCCGCCAGGGTAACTCTGGTGGTCCGCTTGTCAACGCCAACGGCGATGTCCTCGGCGTTGTCTTCGGGGCTTCCGTTGATTCATCGGATATCGGCTACGCCCTGACCGCCCAGCAGGTGCAAGACGCCATTGGTGATGTACGCCAGTTGAACGAGCCCGTTGATACCCGGGAATGTGTGGCTCACTAG